In Mangifera indica cultivar Alphonso chromosome 1, CATAS_Mindica_2.1, whole genome shotgun sequence, a single genomic region encodes these proteins:
- the LOC123217851 gene encoding cytochrome P450 71AU50-like, producing the protein MIMSLIWTSLALVFALYLLLQLLNWTRSTKSKRLPPGPRGFPILGSLHLLGKFPPRDFHQLANKYGSIMFLRLGLIPTVVVSSPHAAEQFLKTHDLNFSSRPPVDTLKHIAYGQRNLAFSAYGSYWRTVRKICTLELLSRNKISSNQGMRKEELHVLIEQIKEAARARVAVDLSAKVSSLSVDMTCRMVLGKKYDDLEFDERGFNLVFQEGVKLAAITNLGDFIPQIASLDLQGLTKRAKAVAKVFDDFFEKIIEEHVQSKDENRTKDFVDVMLSFIGSQETEHKIEREHVKAILLDMLVAAADPSASAIEWTLSELFKHPEIMKRVQKELENVVGLDRMVEESDLEKLEFLDMVVKEALRLHPVSPLIPYESAEDCSVDGYHIPKKSRVYINVWAIGRDPKAWIDPEKFFPDRFVGTDIDLRGRHFQLLSFGSGRRICPGMQLGLIVLKLVLAQLVHCFDWDLPNGMLPSELDMTEEFGLAMHRTTNLVGIPTYRLQKY; encoded by the exons ATGATCATGTCTTTGATATGGACCTCACTTGCATTAGTCTTTGCTCTTTACTTGCTTCTGCAGTTACTGAATTGGACAAGAAGCACAAAGAGTAAAAGGCTACCTCCAGGTCCAAGAGGGTTCCCAATTTTGGGAAGCCTTCACTTGTTAGGGAAGTTTCCTCCCAGAGATTTTCATCAGCTTGCCAACAAATATGGCTCCATTATGTTCTTACGTTTAGGCTTGATTCCCACCGTTGTAGTCTCATCACCTCATGCTGCTGAGCAGTTCCTGAAAACCCATGACCTCAATTTTTCCAGCAGGCCCCCTGTTGATACTCTAAAGCACATAGCTTATGGCCAAAGGAACCTCGCCTTCTCTGCCTATGGATCTTATTGGCGAACCGTGCGCAAGATTTGCACGCTGGAACTTCTTAGCAGAAATAAGATTAGTTCGAATCAGGGCATGAGAAAAGAAGAGCTTCATGTCTTGATTGAGCAAATAAAAGAGGCTGCCCGTGCCAGGGTTGCTGTTGATCTGAGTGCCAAGGTCTCATCTCTCAGTGTAGACATGACTTGTAGAATGGTACTTGGGAAGAAATATGACGATCTAGAGTTCGATGAGAGAGGATTCAACCTCGTCTTTCAAGAGGGCGTAAAATTGGCAGCCATCACTAACTTGGGTGATTTCATTCCTCAAATTGCTTCACTTGATCTACAGGGGCTGACAAAGCGGGCAAAGGCCGTTGCCAAGGTGTTTGATGACTTCTTTGAAAAGATTATTGAAGAGCATGTTCAATCCAAGGATGAAAATAGAACCAAGGACTTTGTTGATGTCATGCTGAGCTTCATTGGATCACAAGAAACTGAACACAAAATCGAGCGAGAGCATGTCAAAGCCATACTCCTG GACATGCTTGTAGCTGCAGCAGATCCTTCAGCTTCAGCTATTGAGTGGACACTTTCAGAACTTTTCAAGCATCCTGAGATTATGAAGAGAGTACAAAAAGAGTTGGAAAATGTTGTGGGACTAGACAGGATGGTTGAAGAATCAGATTTGGAGAAGCTAGAATTCTTGGATATGGTTGTGAAAGAAGCCTTGAGGCTCCATCCTGTATCACCTCTAATCCCTTATGAATCAGCGGAAGATTGCAGTGTTGACGGCTATCACATACCCAAAAAGTCACGCgtttatataaatgtatggGCAATTGGAAGAGATCCTAAAGCCTGGATTGATCCTGAGAAATTTTTCCCCGATAGGTTTGTTGGGACTGATATCGATCTTCGCGGTCGCCACTTTCAGCTCCTCTCGTTCGGATCCGGCCGCAGAATCTGCCCTGGAATGCAATTGGGACTCATAGTATTGAAACTAGTGTTAGCACAACTTGTGCATTGCTTTGATTGGGACCTTCCAAATGGAATGTTGCCAAGCGAATTGGACATGACTGAGGAGTTTGGTCTTGCAATGCATAGAACAACAAATCTAGTAGGTATTCCTACTTATCGTctgcaaaaatattaa